A genomic segment from Deltaproteobacteria bacterium encodes:
- a CDS encoding ABC transporter ATP-binding protein encodes METERNVLLQVDRLMLSFGGVFALNEVSLNAGENEILAVIGPNGAGKTALLNCINGFYKPQEGEIYFDGKKITRMRPDKLTKLGIARTFQNIELYTGLSTQDNIMAARHVLMRQNFIDGALYFGRALREEIAHRRVVEEIIDFLEMAPMRKRVVGVLPYGMQKRVELGRALALEPKVLLLDEPMAGMNLEEKEDIARFILDIFEGQGDTYPDTPVLRDGIRSIILVEHDMGVVMDIADRIVVLDFGRKIAEGTPDEIKTNPEVISAYLGKEG; translated from the coding sequence ATGGAAACGGAAAGAAACGTTTTACTGCAAGTTGACCGCTTGATGCTAAGTTTCGGCGGCGTTTTTGCCCTTAACGAGGTCAGCCTGAACGCCGGGGAAAATGAAATCCTGGCCGTCATCGGACCAAACGGGGCCGGCAAGACCGCCCTGCTCAATTGCATCAACGGCTTCTACAAACCCCAAGAGGGCGAGATCTATTTCGATGGGAAAAAAATTACCCGTATGCGCCCCGATAAACTGACCAAACTCGGCATTGCGCGAACCTTCCAGAACATCGAGCTATATACGGGGCTCAGCACTCAGGATAACATCATGGCTGCCCGGCATGTGCTGATGAGGCAGAATTTCATTGACGGTGCGCTCTACTTTGGCCGGGCGCTGCGGGAAGAAATCGCGCACCGCCGGGTTGTCGAGGAAATTATCGACTTCCTGGAAATGGCGCCGATGAGAAAACGAGTCGTCGGCGTATTACCGTACGGCATGCAGAAAAGAGTCGAGTTGGGGAGAGCACTGGCTTTGGAGCCGAAAGTTCTGCTGCTCGACGAGCCCATGGCCGGGATGAATCTGGAGGAAAAGGAGGACATTGCCCGCTTCATTCTTGACATCTTTGAGGGGCAGGGGGACACCTACCCGGACACCCCGGTTCTCAGGGATGGGATTCGCAGCATCATTCTGGTCGAACATGACATGGGGGTGGTGATGGACATCGCCGACAGGATAGTGGTCCTTGATTTTGGACGCAAGATTGCCGAGGGAACTCCGGATGAGATTAAAACGAATCCGGAGGTTATCAGTGCCTACTTGGGCAAGGAAGGATGA
- a CDS encoding AMP-binding protein produces MEQLYQEKGDTWPKILKYNYEKYGARRRAMRRKHYGVWQPFTWKDYYLDVKHLALGLLAFGFGPGDKLLIIGDNAPQWYCAELAAQANHGLSVGLFSELLPAEIKYIADTCEARFAVVEGQEQVDKLLEIKDALPLLKKVIYWNYKGLAHYDDEILVGYRAALQFGQTYEAEHPGLFEQNVAGGKADDECAIIYTAGTTGAVPKGAVHTHRTLKAGAACLLRLDPWTENDNVVPNLPPVWINEQLICIGCHLLSAGILNFAEAPETQQRDSRETGPSIVFYGARLWESQAAAVQARIMGSDAVKRFAYRLLMPVGYKAADLRYRRQAAGTGVKLLYYLADIFLFRSIKHSLGLSNARICYSTGAILSPVAFRFYHALNIPLKSLYGTAEGGVLTGAGNDEIHFETVGPPQAGTEVSISACGEIKYRQPGIFTGYYKDPAGTAAVLEDGWFHTGDSGSVREDGHIVFTDRLKDLVQLPGGHKVAPQLIESRLRANPHIKDAWVVAGPQGACLAALIVINYDTVSRWAGRNRLAFTSFAELCRAPEVYELIRQDIASVNQTMLAGARVKKFINLPKEFDPDEGELTRTRNLRRAFLDERYRSYVDALKKDEDTVPIDAREAKRDGGTGAGETWLRIQSVEGAG; encoded by the coding sequence ATGGAGCAGCTCTACCAGGAAAAGGGTGATACCTGGCCCAAGATACTCAAATACAATTACGAAAAATATGGCGCTCGACGCCGCGCGATGCGCCGCAAACACTATGGCGTCTGGCAGCCTTTTACCTGGAAGGACTATTATCTCGATGTGAAACATCTGGCACTTGGTCTGCTGGCTTTTGGCTTCGGGCCCGGAGACAAGTTGCTGATCATCGGCGACAATGCCCCCCAGTGGTATTGCGCCGAGCTGGCCGCTCAGGCCAATCACGGCCTGTCCGTGGGATTGTTCTCGGAACTCCTGCCGGCGGAAATAAAATACATTGCGGACACCTGTGAGGCACGCTTTGCGGTTGTTGAAGGCCAGGAGCAGGTCGATAAGCTTCTCGAAATTAAAGACGCGCTTCCCCTTCTTAAAAAAGTTATTTACTGGAACTACAAGGGGCTTGCTCACTATGATGATGAGATTCTGGTCGGATACAGGGCGGCTCTGCAATTTGGACAAACTTATGAGGCCGAACACCCCGGCCTTTTCGAGCAGAATGTGGCCGGCGGCAAAGCGGATGACGAATGCGCCATCATCTACACTGCGGGGACAACAGGGGCCGTGCCCAAAGGAGCCGTCCACACCCACCGCACATTAAAAGCAGGCGCCGCCTGTCTGCTGCGGCTGGATCCTTGGACTGAGAATGATAATGTCGTCCCCAACCTGCCGCCCGTCTGGATCAATGAGCAATTGATCTGCATCGGCTGCCACCTGCTGTCGGCCGGCATCCTGAACTTTGCCGAAGCACCGGAAACCCAGCAGCGCGACAGCAGGGAAACCGGACCCAGCATCGTATTTTACGGGGCGCGGCTATGGGAAAGCCAGGCCGCTGCGGTTCAGGCGCGAATCATGGGTTCGGATGCCGTCAAGCGGTTTGCCTACCGGCTTTTGATGCCGGTCGGCTATAAAGCCGCCGATTTGAGATACCGCCGGCAAGCCGCGGGAACAGGGGTGAAGCTGCTTTATTATTTGGCGGATATTTTCCTGTTCAGATCCATCAAACACAGCCTGGGGTTGTCAAATGCCAGGATCTGCTATTCGACCGGTGCGATACTCAGCCCGGTTGCCTTCAGGTTCTACCACGCCCTGAATATTCCGCTCAAAAGCCTGTATGGAACTGCCGAAGGAGGGGTGCTCACCGGCGCCGGGAATGATGAGATCCATTTTGAGACGGTCGGACCTCCTCAGGCGGGAACGGAGGTTAGCATCAGCGCCTGCGGTGAAATAAAATATCGGCAGCCGGGGATTTTTACCGGCTATTACAAAGACCCCGCGGGGACGGCCGCCGTGCTGGAAGACGGTTGGTTTCACACCGGCGACAGCGGCTCGGTTCGGGAAGACGGGCACATCGTTTTTACGGATCGGCTCAAAGACCTTGTGCAACTTCCCGGCGGCCATAAAGTGGCTCCCCAGTTGATTGAAAGCCGACTGAGAGCCAACCCCCATATAAAAGATGCCTGGGTAGTGGCCGGTCCGCAAGGTGCCTGCCTGGCGGCGCTTATCGTCATCAACTATGATACCGTCAGCAGATGGGCGGGCCGGAACAGGTTGGCGTTTACCTCTTTTGCCGAGCTTTGCCGGGCGCCCGAAGTTTACGAGCTGATAAGACAGGACATCGCAAGCGTCAACCAAACGATGCTGGCCGGCGCCAGGGTAAAAAAATTCATCAACCTCCCCAAGGAGTTCGATCCCGACGAAGGCGAGCTGACCAGAACCAGAAACCTGAGAAGAGCTTTTCTGGATGAACGCTACCGCAGCTATGTGGATGCTCTAAAAAAAGACGAGGACACGGTGCCCATCGATGCCCGGGAGGCAAAGCGTGACGGGGGGACGGGCGCCGGCGAAACATGGCTTCGAATCCAGTCTGTCGAAGGAGCCGGCTGA
- a CDS encoding branched-chain amino acid ABC transporter permease, which translates to MTFFLQLIVTGFSQGMIYALIAIGFVIILKCSEVFNIAQGHFVLIGGYLGWTFLVPLGLPIWAALPAAIATAAIMGLLIERLMLRPMIGQPVLAVVMMTIALSTVLGGLATLLWGAEYKAYHGLLPTITMRVGSISIPSESLIGLIVSVVCVAILMFVFRYTKIGLAMRATAEDLQVVQSVGIRATTVYAVSWVIASVVGVIGGILLGGVSGANMELADVGLKAFAVVLLGGTNSVGGAIVAGIILGMLENVAAGYLDPLLPGGGLAQVFPFFVMIVVLVFRPHGLFGLAHIERV; encoded by the coding sequence ATGACTTTTTTTCTGCAACTAATCGTAACAGGCTTTTCCCAGGGCATGATCTATGCGCTGATCGCGATCGGCTTTGTGATCATTTTAAAATGCTCCGAGGTGTTTAACATTGCCCAGGGGCACTTTGTTTTGATCGGCGGCTATCTCGGCTGGACCTTTCTGGTGCCGCTGGGGTTACCGATATGGGCAGCGCTGCCGGCGGCCATCGCGACGGCCGCCATCATGGGGCTGCTCATCGAGCGGCTGATGCTGCGCCCGATGATTGGGCAGCCGGTCCTGGCCGTGGTCATGATGACCATCGCGCTTTCCACGGTGTTGGGCGGGCTGGCAACGCTGCTCTGGGGCGCCGAGTACAAGGCGTATCATGGATTGCTGCCGACGATAACCATGAGGGTCGGTTCCATATCGATCCCTTCGGAGTCTTTGATCGGGCTTATCGTCTCTGTTGTCTGCGTGGCGATACTTATGTTCGTTTTCCGCTACACCAAGATCGGACTGGCCATGCGGGCCACGGCCGAAGATTTGCAGGTGGTGCAAAGTGTGGGCATCAGGGCGACAACCGTCTACGCCGTTTCTTGGGTGATTGCCAGTGTCGTCGGTGTCATCGGCGGCATTCTGCTGGGGGGCGTCTCCGGCGCGAATATGGAGCTCGCCGATGTCGGCCTCAAGGCATTCGCGGTCGTACTTCTGGGCGGGACAAATTCCGTCGGCGGAGCCATTGTGGCCGGAATCATACTGGGGATGCTTGAAAACGTCGCAGCCGGGTACCTGGATCCATTGCTGCCCGGCGGCGGACTGGCCCAGGTATTCCCGTTTTTCGTGATGATCGTCGTGCTGGTATTCAGGCCGCACGGGCTCTTTGGTCTTGCGCATATAGAAAGGGTTTAG
- a CDS encoding ABC transporter ATP-binding protein, which translates to MLQVNNIEVVYMNVIRVLRGVSLTVDDGRIVALLGANGGGKTTTLKAISGMLKTEEGEVTYGSIEFNGKRTERLGPEHIAVLGISQAMEGRRVLEHLSVEENLLVGAYCRKDRQGVRQDLEMVFEYFPPIKRLRRRMSGYLSGGEQQMLVIGRALMARPKLMLLDEPSLGLAPLMVQEIFAIIKKINAEQKMAILLVEQNVRAALGIADFGYVLENGRVVLSGPAENLKDNEDVREFYMGLSAVGSQKSYREVKHYRRKKRWLG; encoded by the coding sequence ATGCTGCAAGTCAACAATATCGAAGTCGTCTACATGAATGTCATCCGGGTGCTGCGCGGTGTATCGCTGACGGTGGACGACGGCCGGATCGTGGCGCTGCTCGGAGCCAACGGCGGCGGCAAAACCACGACGCTCAAGGCCATCTCGGGGATGCTCAAGACCGAAGAGGGCGAAGTCACCTACGGCAGCATCGAGTTTAACGGCAAGCGCACAGAGCGGCTGGGTCCCGAACATATTGCGGTTTTGGGCATCAGCCAGGCCATGGAAGGACGCCGGGTTCTCGAACACCTCAGCGTCGAGGAGAATCTGCTCGTGGGTGCTTACTGCCGCAAAGACCGCCAAGGCGTCAGGCAGGATCTTGAGATGGTCTTTGAATATTTTCCGCCCATCAAACGCCTCCGCCGCCGGATGAGCGGGTATCTGTCCGGCGGTGAACAGCAAATGCTGGTGATCGGGCGGGCCCTCATGGCGCGTCCTAAACTGATGCTGCTGGATGAACCGTCGCTGGGCCTTGCGCCGCTGATGGTGCAGGAAATATTTGCAATTATAAAAAAAATCAACGCAGAGCAAAAGATGGCCATACTTCTGGTGGAACAAAATGTCAGAGCGGCCCTGGGTATCGCCGATTTCGGCTATGTGTTGGAAAACGGCCGGGTGGTTCTGAGCGGTCCGGCCGAAAATTTAAAGGATAATGAGGACGTGCGCGAATTCTATATGGGGCTGTCGGCAGTCGGCTCCCAGAAGAGTTATCGTGAGGTCAAACACTACCGGCGCAAAAAACGGTGGTTGGGTTAG